In the Topomyia yanbarensis strain Yona2022 chromosome 3, ASM3024719v1, whole genome shotgun sequence genome, one interval contains:
- the LOC131688980 gene encoding uncharacterized protein LOC131688980, producing the protein MHYELVEAMKQKESLIPHDTVSGMQRIQLSVSIRLFVLGAEMHMQYLEDHQECLDSKVHQYDTNNEKFEFLVASSDYDPTLAAETILYIYSEMAKETQPTRYETEISRLFGSQQKITQRCFKCNTESVKNNILVYNLLFPTNTNNRHVDGTLRQF; encoded by the exons ATGCACTACGAACTGGTGGAGGCTATGAAGCAGAAGGAAAGTTTGATCCCTCACGATACGGTTAGTGGTATGCAAAGAATTCAACTATCCGTTTCAATCCGACTATTTGTTCTGGGGGCGGAGATGCACATGCAATACCTGGAAGATCATCAGGAATGCTTGGACAGCAAAGTTCACCAGTACGATACTAACAATGAAAAGTTTGAATTCTTAGTGGCCAGTAGTG ATTACGATCCGACGTTGGCAGCCGAAACTATTCTATATATCTATTCTGAGATGGCAAAAGAAACCCAACCTACAAGGTATGAAACGGAAATCAGTCGCCTGTTCGGCTCTCAACAAAAAATCACCCAACGTTGCTTCAAGTGCAACACCGAAAGTGTCAAAAATAATATCCTAGTGTACAATCTCCTGTTTCCTACCAACACCAACAACCGACATGTCGACGGAACATTGcgtcaattttga